The Comamonas endophytica sequence AGCTTCGATGGCATCAGCCAGCGCCTGTTCGAAATGTGGCTGGCTGCAATGAGTCGTTGAAGATGCCGGTCGCTGGGGCCCGGCACGGCGATCCGAACGCTCCAGCCATGAAAAAGCCCGCGCGAGGCGGGCTGGAATGATACAGGCGCGCGTCAGGTCAACAGCGCGATCAGGATGATGATGGGAATTGGAATGCCCAGCAAGAACAGCAGGATGGATCGCATAAAAGCTCCTTCAGGTAATGGGGCCGGCCACTGGGAGGGCCGGCGGGATTCAAACGTTCAATAAGCGTCGCGCTGACGGCCGCCGATGGTGGCGCAGAAGCTGGCGACGAAGGCGCCGATCAGCAGGCCCACGAACAGCCACAGCGAGGACTTGGCTGCCACGCTGCGTGCGGTTTCAGCGGCTTGCTTGGCCTTTTGCTTGGCCTGCTCGACCTGCTGCTGCGCTTGCTGGAACGATTGCTGCACGCGCTGCTGAGCCTCTGCGGCCGGCATGCCGGTGCGCTCGGAGATCAGGTAGGCGACGTGGCGGGCGTCCTCTTCGGACAGCTTGCCATCCTGCATGGCACGGGCGTAGATGCGCGTGACTTCCTGCGTGGCATTGGGGTTGAAGCGGCGTGCCGGCGCAGCGGGTGCGGCGGCAGGCGCGGCGGGAGCGGCAGCTGCGGTGGCAGTGGAGTCGGTCATGCCAGTGGTGCCGGTGGGGCCGGTCGTGCCATCGGCGGCAGGAGCGGCTGCATCAGGCGCTGCGGGAGCGGCCGGTGCAGCAGGAGCGGCGCCATCCTGGCGGAACAGGCTGTCGACCCAATAGCCCATGGAGCTTGTCGACGCGTCGGAGTTGGCGGCTGCCGCGCCGATCGCGCCGGCGCTGCCAGCGGCCACGGTGGCGGCGCCGGCTGCCACGCTGCCTGCGGCCTTCACCGTGCCGGTGATCGCGTTGCCGGCCACGCTACCCATCAGGGCAGCCATGAGCAGCGTTGCCAGCGACCATGACAGGAAACCGTGTGCAGTGTCGCGGAAATAGACTTCATCGTTGTGCAGGCCTTGCCAGCGCACGCGCAGGCGCCCGGCAATATAGCCACCGACGCCAGCCGAAGCCAGTTGGGTGAAGGCCAGCCAGGCAACGGCCGCCCAACCGACGGTTTCGCCTTCGGCGCCGCTATCGGACCAGACGGACATCGACGACAGGCCCAGCCCGATGCCGAGAATGAAGAGAACCAGGGATAACGCGGCGGCCGCCAGCGCGCCCGCGAAGATGGCTGCCCACGAAACACCGCTGATGCCGGACTCGGCCCTCAGGGGAACGGAAGCAGCATTGGGATCGGACTGGACATATGTAGGTGCCGTCATGGAGAGCCTCCGTGGAAGTTGAAACGTCCCATTTTTGGTTCATGTCGGGCGCGCGGTTTGTAAGCGAACAGGAACAAATCGCGCGGTTTCGGGCTTTTTCTGCTGCCGGAATCATCCGCGGCCGGGGCATGGGGCGAAATGCAGCCGCATTGCAGGAAGTGGATGAGGTCGCAATGCGTCCTTGGCTGACATGGCAAGCCAGCCGTTTGCCCAAAGGTGCGCAGGGAGTCCACAGAAAATGCAAAGGCCCGCCATGAATACCGTTGCCACCCAGGCATCCACCCGCAAATCCGTTCCTCCGGTGCAGGCCAAGCGCGCCGCGATTGCCAAGGCCAAGGCGCTCGCCGCCAACGTACCCGCCCATATCGGCAGCACGCCCGCCACGCGCTACCGCGGCAATCCGGACATCTTTGGCCGGCTGGTGGAAGACCATGACCACCACCGTGCATTGCTGGCCATGATCGCGGCCACCCAGGGCCACTCTCCGGAGCGCGAGCGCCTGTTCGTCGAGCTGGTCAAGGAGGTCAAGAGCCATGCGGCGGCCGAGGAGCAGGCGCTATGGTCCAGCGTCATGCGCAATCCCGAGACCACCGATGAGGCGCGCCATGCGGTGGCCGAGCACAAGGAGCTGGACGAGCTGATGGCCGACCTCGCGGCACGCGACATGGCCTCGCCCGGCTGGCTGCGGCGCTTCGCCAAGCTGCGCGAGGAATATCTGCATCACGTGGGCGAGGAAGAGCAGGAGCAATTCCTGGCGGCCGAGGAGCATCTTTCGGAAAACGATCTGCGCCACATGCGCGAGGTCTTCAACCGCCGCAAGGAACAGGAGAAGGCCGAGGCCACGATTGAAAAGAAGCTGAGCCAGTAGGGCGCCGCGGCATCGGCCGTTGGCGCTGGCGCACACAGGCGAAAAAAAGCCACGCTCACCCTGCGGTGGCGTGGCTTTTTCGCCCGGTGAGGGCGGATCAGGAAGCGTCGTTGCCCAGCTGCGGCAGCGCCGAGCCGCTGCCCATCGACAGCAGGCCGGTCTTCGCGTAGATGGCGAGCTTGTCGCGCGTGTCCATCAGGTCGAGGTTGCGCATGGTCAGCTGGCCGATGCGGTCGGCGGGCGAGAAGGGTGCGTCCTCGACCTTTTCCATCGACAGGCGCTCGGGCTGGTAGGTCAGGTTGGACGACTCGGTGTCGAGCAACGAGTAGTCATTGCCGCGGCGCAGCTCCAGCGTCACGGTGCCGGTGATGGCACGGGCCACCCAGCGCTGGGCGGTTTCGCGCAGCATGATGGCCTGGGGGTCGAACCAGCGGCCCTGGTACAGCAGGCGGCCCAGGCGCAGGCCGTTGATGCGGTACTGCTCGATGGTGTCCTCGTTGTGGATGCCGGTCACCAGGCGCTCGTAGGCGATGTGCAGCAGCGCCATGCCGGGGGCTTCGTAGATGCCGCGGCTCTTGGCTTCGATGATGCGGTTCTCGATCTGGTCGCTCATGCCCAGGCCGTGGCGGCCGCCGATGCGGTTGGCTTCGAGGAACAGTTCTACCGGGTCCTCGATGCGCTTGCCATTGAGCGCGACCGGGCGGCCTTCCTCGAAGGTGACCGAGACTTCCTCGGCCTTGACCTCGACTTCGGGCTTCCAGAACGCCACGCCCATGATCGGATTGACGATGCGGATGCCGCTCGACAGCAGCTCCAGGTCCTTGGCCTCGTGCGTCGCGCCCAGCATGTTGGAGTCGGTCGAGTAGGCTTTCTCGGCGCTCATCTTGTAGCCGAAAC is a genomic window containing:
- a CDS encoding hemerythrin domain-containing protein; translation: MNTVATQASTRKSVPPVQAKRAAIAKAKALAANVPAHIGSTPATRYRGNPDIFGRLVEDHDHHRALLAMIAATQGHSPERERLFVELVKEVKSHAAAEEQALWSSVMRNPETTDEARHAVAEHKELDELMADLAARDMASPGWLRRFAKLREEYLHHVGEEEQEQFLAAEEHLSENDLRHMREVFNRRKEQEKAEATIEKKLSQ
- the argG gene encoding argininosuccinate synthase gives rise to the protein METILKNLPAGQKVGIAFSGGLDTSAALRWMKNKGAVPYAYTANLGQPDEADYDEIPRKAMEYGAEKARLIDCRTQLANEGIAAIQAGAFHISTGGITYFNTTPLGRAVTGTMLVAAMKEDDVHIWGDGSTFKGNDIERFYRYGLLTNPALRIYKPWLDQAFIDELGGRAEMSAFMTKEGFGYKMSAEKAYSTDSNMLGATHEAKDLELLSSGIRIVNPIMGVAFWKPEVEVKAEEVSVTFEEGRPVALNGKRIEDPVELFLEANRIGGRHGLGMSDQIENRIIEAKSRGIYEAPGMALLHIAYERLVTGIHNEDTIEQYRINGLRLGRLLYQGRWFDPQAIMLRETAQRWVARAITGTVTLELRRGNDYSLLDTESSNLTYQPERLSMEKVEDAPFSPADRIGQLTMRNLDLMDTRDKLAIYAKTGLLSMGSGSALPQLGNDAS